Genomic window (Zingiber officinale cultivar Zhangliang chromosome 2B, Zo_v1.1, whole genome shotgun sequence):
tcttctattatttttatcatGGTATCAATGCCAACCCTAATCGTCTCTCCACACCATAGCCATCACACCAAACGTAGCCTCCTCTTCCATTATTGATTGATGTCGGCAACCCTTGCTTACTATCATTGCTAGCAAACATTTGTTTACTCAATCAGTAAAACACCAACAACGTCACTTCAATCATGGATTCATCCAATCCATATTTCATCCATTATTCAGATCAACTTGACAACTGACAAGATCaatcacaacaacaacaacaatatgaAGTTCAACAGATTACAAATAATGTAACAAATTTCCCTCAATCTACACATGGACTTCATCCACAGGACAATAGAAAAACAAGCCAAATATCAAATCTGTTCAATGTCTTGCAACGATTTTCCACAGAGCTACTTCAACAATGTCCTCGTGCTTTATCAATGATGATCCCAAACCATAATGCTAGTAATAAAAATACTCATGTGAGTGTGACAAGTCTGTTTCCTTTTCTTGATGctttgattaattttgaattcaTTAAGCTTTGAATTTGGATAGTAGAGCCACCGATTGTATCACCTTTAATTCCACACTTTtctttacctccctccatatccgtgggaccggctctaggggggccgctgatgtggcggttccacatttttttttaattccacaCTTttcgcccccagggcgtagcgcagacggtgggcgcatggtatctctggcgtaatggccaggggtcgattctcaggaactgacgacctggggtttacctcgccatgcgcctatggcctgcgtacctgcatgaacctccctccatatccgtggggccgacactaggggggccgctaaggtagcggatctaccttttttaatTCCACACTTTTCACTAAAACACGATCATCATCGATATTTATTGTTAATTTACCAACCGTATCTAAAGCTTCAATCACTTCAACTAGCACTATACCCTTCAATTCTGATATTATTTTGGATGATATTATGTGTGTTTCTACTTTTGAACAAAATTACCCTAAATTGTTGTCATTTTCTGGCTCACTTTTTGTATCCTACGTGACTTGACTAGGGGAAAGATAATTGACTCAGGTAACCAACATGATGGTCTCTATTATATGCATCCGTTGCAAAGAACACCAACCTGTCATTAAGCTTCATATCATTCCGATTTGTGGCGTATGCGTCTTGGACATCCATCATCATTTCATCTTAAATTATCTTCAAATTCTTCTGATAATAATTGTACTATTTGTCCCATGTTAAAATCAACAAGACTTCCATTTTCATCAAGTTCCATATCAACTCATGCTCTATTCAAATTATTACATTGCGATATCTGGGTCGGTGGGTCCTCATAAAGTATCCACACACAAGGGAACAAGTCTTCCTTACCATTGTAGATTACTTTACAAAATGCACATGGATATATCTTATGCAACATAAGTCTAAAacccaaaatattttaaaatctttcattggTTTTGTCCATACTCTATTCCATGCCCATATCAAAGCAATCATAGTAGACAATGGTCTTGAATTCTTATCTATgagattttcttttttaaaaatttcatggCATTTAATACCAACACACTTGTGCATACACTTCACCacaaaatggagttgttaaaAGGAAGCATCACACATTCTCATTATAGCACGAGCATTACTGTTTTAGTCTCATTACCTTTGCATTTTGGGGTAAGTGTGTTTTAACTACAATTTACCTCATTAATCGGTTACTATCTTCATTGCTCTCTAATAAAGCACTTTGTGAAATTCTTACAATTACCTACCCTCACTTGATCATTTGAAGGTTTTGGTTGTCTATGCTATGCAACTGTTGTATACCTAATTTATAAATTTGAATAATGTGCCAAATGTTATATCTTTGTTGGATATCTGATTAATAAAAAGGAACAATCTATATGATATGAAAATTGAGAAATTTTTTGTTAGTTGTGATGTGAAGTTTCATGAAACTATCTTCCCTTTTTCATCCACCTTAACCCCATCAAATTCTAATTTTATAGTGCTCAATTTTCTTTTTGAGACCACAAAAACATGACATGTCATGTCATAATTTCCTTCTATTTCTCATTCTTACCAActttagcaaacaaaaacaactAATACACATGAACCCATCTCTTCCACATATGCAAACCACACCTATTGTTCCTTCTAGCACTACTCACTCTTCCACATCCACACTAGAAACTGAAACTACACAACTTTCAAACACTTCTTCTGAACTAACCACTGTTGTCATTTCACCTCCAAGATAATCAACACGACCTAAGCAACCTCTAGTGTGGCATAAAGACTTCTTAATATCATCTCAAGCTAATCAGTCTACCTTGACACCAAGTTCAATAACGGACTTGATATCCACTCTCCAACTTTCTTTCTATTTGTAGGTCTCGGTAAGGTTGATAGGGGGggggaggggttgaatagccttgcaaATCAGATTAAcactttcttttactttctttCTTAGCAAGGACCAACACACGTTAGTTGAACAATAAAAACATAAACTAAAAGAATAAGAGGCAAAGAACTTTTACTTGGTTAccaccggagaggttgttaatccaaggcaaataacAGCTCACTAGAAGTTCTCTTTCggtgaaggcggagtagcctcttacaagtGTTGACAGCGcaaaataaaagaaatgaaatCACAGAGTTGTAAACGAGTGTTGTTTTTAAACTACACGGACCAGGGTTTTATTTATAACCTGCTGGTCGGACGTGGCAGCTCTAGATGCCTAGATTCGATTTCTTCGATCCACTCTGCAACGGCTAACTGATAAGGACTTATCGGTACCTGAGCGCTTGGATGCAGTCTGGGCACCTGGAGTCTTGCTGACGTGGCTTGTCTGATCCTCACTGCAACGGTCATTTGTCTTGGTCCGTACTGCTCCGAGCACCTGGACCCGGGTGCCTGGACTTTGGTTTATGCGCCTGGACTTGTCCGGCTGTGACtttgatcgcttgggtgattttccgGCCATCCAAGGTTGAGCTCACTTGAATCTAACTGACCTTTTTCTTGAGCAGACTTCTTTCTcgacttcttgtcccttggaAGTGTTGCGCGggtccttctcgtccgtcagtgtactcttccacagtttttcgtccctcagatgcaccaagcttGTCGATTCGctttccgtgccatccttctcgctcacTGTATCTTTCTcttaacttcttgtgttcctaagtccttgcacatttagacacaagatatcaagTACGCTGAGTCTAACTTAACCTGGTTAATCATATCAAAGCCAATTCGGGGTATTTATACTATTCACATTTTTTCACCTTCCCATTTTGCTTTTCTAGTTGCTATCACAAATCACACAGAACCCAAAACATACACTCAGGCCGTCCTTGACCCCCACATTAGCAACAAGCTATGAGGTTGTCGTGTCACAAGACATCACAAGAAGATCAGTTACAATATGTTGCATTTTCTTTAGAGATTCTCTCATATCATGGAAATCAAAGAAGCAAGCTAACGTCTCTAGATCACTAGCTGAGCCTGAATATTGAGCCATGACTAACAAAAGTTTGGAGCTAACTTGGTTGCGTTATATGCTAGATGACTTAAAGATGCCTCAAGAACTCCTGTACCATTGTTTTGTGACAATCAGACAGCTTTACACATTGCGGCAAATCTTATCTTTCATGATTGAATTGTTTTTTTGGTAACTTCACAGCCACTGCTAGTTGATGTATTTCCAAAGGCTTAGGAAAGGATCAGCTTGTGAATCTGTGGAACAAGTTGGAACTTGATGGCATTCACTCTTCAACTTGAGGAGTATTAGGAAATATCTTATATTGACATTTttccattatttatttatttattagtgtaaattaaagtttaaataaAGAGGCTTAACCTCTAACCCTAGACTTAGTCTATgatttatgtatatatatactcCACAATGATAATAAAACAAACATCTCAATTCCTTTATAGTtcattcttctattatttttaccAAATAAATCAGTAAAAGCTTATAGggtaacattatttgtaaaaaTACACAGCAGGAGACATTTATTTAAGAAACATTCGAGGAATTAAGATTAATTGCCATCCAAGCAGTAGTGCTTACTTCTTCCAAACAAATTTTTAAACGTATTTCAGTGACTCATAGTAGTTGAATGTGCTATGATAAGTCAAATGAAGCCCCATCTACAAATATATGCCTATATAGAGCTAATTCTGTAATAATTTTCTGTGTTCTTTCAGAGTTCTCTCCTAATAAACCCCTCTATGTCAATGTTCCAAGCCATCAAGCTGTGGAGAATCGGTTAAATGACTATGATTCTGATATAAATATGAATAACAAATCAGTTCAAATTGGACAACAGAAGAAGAGAAGTTATGTTTCTCAGTCAGCAATTGTTTTGCGGAGTAGAGTCACACCACCACCCTGCATCAGGAATCCATACATGAAGGAAACATCATCAAAGGTTCTAGATATTTTTGGTGACAGAAGATTTAAATCCACAGGTTCACCTTCTCTTGGTTTTTGGTTTTGAATTTCATTATGCCTAGGTGTTTCTTTTTAgttatttctgtaatttttcattttcatgagGACAGAATGCTTATTCTATGTTGTGAGTTTCATTGATCTATAGTTTCTATAGTTGGCATCTAAAATCATTATATCATTGGGCCTTTTATCTCTGACATAAACATAGAAGATGCAATTAATCTGCTTCTATATGTTCGACTTATATTCAATACTATCGCCGCTTCTATATGTTTGGCTTATTTTCAATACTATCCTGCTTCTATATGTTTGATTTATATTCAATACTATCTATTATATACATTAAATGCATGCATAATGCATCGATCCAATTTAGTCATATCATGACACATTAATGATAAGTATTTTAGATATTCATCAATGAGATTTTGATTTAATTGGTAAAAACATGATCGAGTATTTTACATAAAGGATTTGTCAAAGGCTGTTATGCActatatttctttttgattccatGTGGCACATGTTTGTAATTTTCCATGGTCATGAATGCAcaatgaatatatatattcttttgctAATTGTTGAGGTTGCTTTCTTGAATTTCACGCTGCTATTTTGTGTAGTCTCAATTGGTGGAGATGGCCTTTCACGATATCACACTGATTTTCATGAAATTGAGGTATGCAATGAAAACATATCAACCTCGTTATAATGGTGGATTTCTTacttttttttcataatacttcCTAGACTTTATTGCTTGCAAACTATATTTAACATGGGTTACATTGTTCTCCAGCAAATTGGTTATGGGAACTTTAGCAATGTGTTCAAGGTTCTCAAACGAATAGATGGTTGCTTGTATGCGGTGAAGCAAAGCAACAAGCAATTGCATCATGACATGGAAAGGTTTGCTTTAAGTTTTTGTTATTCACTTGCAGCAAAGATTGGCTAAATTTGCATTTTAAAACTATAATATTCAGGAGGTCTGCTTTGATGGAAGTTCAAGCTCTTGCCGTCCTAGGTATACTCATTTCTAAGAAGCTAGTTTTCTTGTTCTTGATTCCACTGTTGACTATATATTGTTTTACAATTTTAGGATCACATGAGAATGTAGTTGGATATTACACTTCTTGGTTTGAAAATGAACGACTGTATATTCAAATGGAACTGTGTGATCGAAGTCTTTCCATAAGTCCAGGTCAGAATATCAAGAGAGAAGAAGCTTTCAAAATAATATATCAGGTTCTTTAAATCTTGCAGTGACTATTACTCTATACTACTAGTTGGTAAATTGCTTTTGCAGCACATAGTTGTTTCCATCTTATTTGAGAGTAAGCTCTTTGTGCATACTAGAATCTAAAGTGAAGAATGACTGATAACATGTCATGCATTTTGAATCAACTAAAGTAATGTTATAAGGGCAGAAATCTCTTTAATGTAACTAAGATATTTACTGAAAGCAGCAGCTGAGGTGTCATAGTAGAAGacaaaactaatttaattggGAACTTTTGACTATACAAGCAGCTGATCAGGTTGTTAATATATTCATGTCAGTGATGGAAATGAACTAAGAAGTGCTCATCCTTCTTATTGACTGTCAATCTTGATAGTGATAACTGATAATAGAAGTTGCAAGACCAAGTGTGGCTAAAAGTTTTGAAATTTGTTGCATTGCTACCAAAATATCATCAATCAATCTTAACTATTctgataaaatatgatacaaatgtTTCTTGAACCTGTATACAAGTTTATGTTGAAATGTTTATCTGTTGCCTTTTGTTTTAAATGAAACAATTACAAGATTGGGGTTACCTTGGTGTATGTTGGTTTAAGAAAACATGGGTTTGCCTGTGTATAGTTCATATATGGCCCTACAACATACAATGAGGGATAACTTAAAACTTGTAAAAAAGATATGTTCTTTAGAGAGTTTTAGCAGTTTATCCTGATGGACATGACATTAGGCCGTAAGTGCATGTAAGATACTATTAGGTTCAACTCCAGTCAGTACGCAGACCTTGTGGTGAATAAAGTTATTCACTACACTAACTCCATAATTGTCTTTCTAATTTTACAGATGGCTAAGGCACTGCACTTTATGCATGAAAAAGGAATAGCCCACTTGGATGTCAAACCTGagaatatttattttaaagaGGGCATTTATAAACTTGGTGATTTTGGTTGTGCGACACTCATAGACAAGAGTCTGTGTGTTGAAGAAGGTGATTCACGTTACATGCCTCCTGAGATGTTAAATGACAAGTATGAGCATCTTGATAAGGTGGATATCTTCTCTTTGGGAGCATCTGTCTATGAACTTGTGAAGGGTTCCCCTCTGCCTGACTCTGGTCCCCAGTTCTCCAACCTTAGAGAGGGCAAAATCCCTTTGCTTCCAGGATACACCATTCAGTTTCAAACATTGCTTAAGGTACTTAACCAAGGTTCTTTATGAACAAGTTGAGTTCTCATTTTGAATCAACCTTTCATACTTTTCCTGCAAATGATGAGTTAACGAGTAAACCCTGTAGCTCAGGATAGATTATCATATACTTTTCAGGAGATTATCTTTTCAGTGTTTATGTTAATGTCTTTGTGGCACAAGTGAAAGATGAATCTATCCTTTTGGTCtttccaatgcttcagatttctAATAGGGGCACTTGATTATGCCTTTCAGCCTTCATACAACCAtacattttctttttaatttttggcAATTTAAGTTTGCTTTGTGGCTAATGATTGGCTAAGTGAATGGAAATTTCTTCAATGATATTAGCAATTTTAGTCTGTCTTCTGATCATTGGGTAACtagatttttgtttaatttttaacttatcaTGTAATAACTAGAtttgtttaaattattttttgctTATACACCATAAATTTTACTTCCAAGTGGAAATATCCCATTAAGGTGTGCCAGCTTCTACTGAGCCCCACAGCACAGGGCTCATTCCTAACAAAAGAAATTGTTGTTTATAGTGATGTGCCATCAACTGATTGCTTTCCCTGAATTTGTGCAGGCTATGATGGATCCTGATCCTTTGAAACGGCCATCAGCGAAAGAGATACTAGAACATCCTACATTTGAGAAGCCAAAGGTGTCGTTGAAGCACTCTTCTTCTAGGCAGTCCTGTTCTAGGTTAACGAAACTCCGGTAGTGGTTGAATTCGAGTGACTGGGATATAAACTGTTGCATCAGGTAAAGGTGTGGTAGTTGAGCTCTCGGTAATGGCAAGCAGGATTTTTGCATTTTCTTACCACGCAGAAAAAAGAAATGATGCACAACTTTTGTATAAATATGTTGCAGGCTTTTTGCCTAGCCAAGATGGTGCATCCTTGTATTCCCCGTGGGGTCTTCTGTAAACTCTATCATTTTACCTGATTATGCCCAGCATTTTTCATCTTGAGGATGAACGCTTCTCTAACTTAAGCAATTGCTTATCTAATCGTTGCAGGATTGTTTTTTTTCTAAAGAAACACTTTCGTAATAGGGTTTAATAGTCAAATGTATTATCAATTTTTTTGACAATCATtgtttgtttgaattttttttcaaaataaaaggaTTTCTCGAAATATGAACAAGgggtaatttttaatttagtccTTCATTATTTGATGTAATCCCGATTTTatccttatttttttaattgaccaAGTTTAGTACTCTAATTTTTGAATATCTTTCCAAATCAATCCTTCCGTCCAAATCTTTGTTAAAGTAGACGGGGTGACTTGTTTAACCGGTGGAAGTGACCAGTTACTTTTAGATCTTGTGCTGTTTTCCCTAATTCTGGAGTTGCCCTAGAAATTGCAGAGATTCACGTGTTGTTCATTGATGCAAGGAGAGGTAGCGTATTTTGTCAAGCTTTTGTCATTCTTTCTCCTCGCTGCTTCCATTTCACCCTCCTCTAGAtctcccctcccctcccctcccaCCTCTTTTTGTTATTTTGATTTTAGCTTATCATTCATACAGATACAACTATGCAAGTACAGCTAGATCAAAAACCCCTCATTTGGTACATATTTACTGGAGATTTTGGATCAACTCTGACAAGTGAGGGCAACTTTTGTTGTGTGTTTGCTCTTCACGACAGGTATGCTCCTCCAATTCTGTAACATAGAAAACAAATGATTTCCGACAATAGCATTTCCAAACTTCGTTTGTTGAGATTATGTAAAGTAAAATATAAACTTCATTCACTCAATTTGTATTTGAATGAAATTGAATTTGTAAATGATTCTagtcatgtggcaaaaggcgaaatcgctcgcccccagcgcccccgccgcactcgacccaaggccatcacgagggaggtaaatcacagcatcctgagcgagcatgtggcaggtggggtgagttgcacagggaccggggatttacgccccgactaccctgagtttcgaccccgcgacctcatgtggcaagcatcccaccacataccaactcggatgacctgtGGGGTCGTAAATGATTCCAGTCATGCTCAAAGATATGAAGGGTAATGTAATTCCattattttcttttccaagcAGAGTGACAAAAAGCTAGTGAAGAACTCAAGCTAAGCTTCCATACATTCTAGAGTATTTTTATTCTCCGTGAAGTAGATTTGTTGATATCATACTCGTTCTCCCCTTATTTAATGACTCAACGTAGTAAAACTTGCTTGGATCACACTCCAAATTATGGTAAGATATACACAAATGAAGTACTTAATGTTTTGCTAATTTACTATGTCATAATTTTCATTAATTCATTgagttattaattattaattgtgCATATTTTTCTAGGACTTTGTGGTGAACCAGATTTCCTTACAATTAAGTTTTATTATAATGGGGAGATGAAATATAGTCTTCATGACAAAAAATATATCGGTGGACAATTCGATTATTTTGACTATGTTGATAGAGATATTTTAGGGATGATTGAATTGTGGGACTATGCGAGGATATAGGCTATAAAGACAAGCAATCTATCAAGTTTTGGCATAAATTTGGAGAAACATTGAAAGATGGAAGATATTTGGAAACTGACACAGATGTTTTGGATATTATTCCCCATATTCCTAGTAATTATGAGGTTGAAATATACATTGAGCAGAATGATGGTCAGACGGGGTTGGGGAGCATACTGATTGGGATGGAGAAAGATGTCAGGGAATCTGAGATAGATAATATCAACAAAGTTGTTGATGAATTTGAAGAAAGTGATTATGATTTTGATGAAAATGATAGGTTGTTTGAAACTTTTGTGGATTATGAGGCAGGAGTCAGTAAAGAGAAAGACATGACTGGTGATGGACACATTTCTGATGAGTTGCTTCATATGATGCAACAACATGAAGAGGATGTTGATTGTGTGAATGATGATGGTTTTGGAAATCCATTAACTTCtaatgatgaggatgaaatacGAGATTTCCCTATTTATGATAAAAATACTAATTCCGAAAACCCACAATTGAAGCTTGGGCTGATTTTTAAttcgaagaaagaagcaaaatttgCAATTGAGAGTTATTGCATCAGAAAAGGAATGTCAGTTATGTTCATAAAGAATGATGGCAAGAGACTTAGAACAAAATGTAGAAACAATGATTGTGGATGGTTAATTCATGTTTCGATGATGACCAACAACACGTGTTGGCAAGTTAAAACTTTCGAAGAGAAACACAACAATTGCGTTTGGACGATTGAAAATAAATGCATTACCTCAAGTTGGTTAGGGAAAACATTTGTCAAAAAATTCATGACAAATCCCAAGTTAGGAAGCCTTGAGTTCAAGAATGAGATTCGTGAATCGATGAATGCAGAGATTTCTAGGAAAGTGGCTTACCTAGCGAAGAGAAAGGCATTGAGTTTGGTCGAGGGAAGTGTTGAGGAGCAGTTtggtaaaattagaaattattgtgTTGAGTTGATACAGACTGATAGAGATGCCACCGTTATTTTGAAGTTAACTGAGGATGAAGTTAGACTGAGGTTTCAAAGAATGTATGTTTGCTTTTCTGCATGCAAGTTAGGATTCCAGGATACATGTAGGCCTGTCATTGGTGTTGATGGTTGTTTTCTGAAATCAAAAATAGGTGGACAGTTATTGTCAGCTGTTGGATTGGATCcaaataataatatatttccaATATGTTATGCCTTAGTTGAGGGAGAAACAAAAGATACTTGGATGTGGTTTTTGCGGTTGTTAGCTGTTGACATAAACTTAGGAAATGACTGTGCATGGACATTTATGTCAGACAAACAGAAAGGATTGATTCCTGCTTTGGACAGTTTGTTTCCGAATGCTGAGcacagattttgtgtacgacATATGCATAGCAACATGAAAAATGATGGATATAAAAGTGTAGCCATTAAAAATGCTTTATGGGATGCTGCAAAGGCGACAACAGTTCAAGAATTTCGTAAGAGGATGCAAGAGTTGAAGGAGATTGGTCGTAATGCATATGAGTGGTTAGCAAAAAAGCATGAGAATCATTGGAGTAAGGCATTTTTCAACACTATCCCCAAATGTGGTATATTGTTAAATAATATGTGTGAGTGCTTCAATAGTTTGATTTCGGATGCAAGAGATAAATCAATAATTGAAATGTTTGAAGCAATCAGAAATTTGTTGATGCGACGATTTCAGTTAAATCGTGAGAAGGCTGAAAAATGGAATACAAGAAACTGTCCAAGGATAAGAGCTATCttagctaaaatttctttggagGCTGCCAAACTTATTCCTATGAAATCAGATGATATGCACTTCGAAATTAAGGCAACAAGTAGTCAAGAGCAGCACACGGTGGACCTTTCTACAAATTCTT
Coding sequences:
- the LOC122047404 gene encoding wee1-like protein kinase isoform X3 translates to MEGSSADGGLSFQLGHVNLSPFPGFSSSADSPLRFEKILEAEGVEDVPVADVEEEGEDRDRILSQDFFCTPDYITPDAQQIDNGFQFDKENIPCPKSPEKTTNSRNKRHKSEFSPNKPLYVNVPSHQAVENRLNDYDSDINMNNKSVQIGQQKKRSYVSQSAIVLRSRVTPPPCIRNPYMKETSSKVLDIFGDRRFKSTVSIGGDGLSRYHTDFHEIEQIGYGNFSNVFKVLKRIDGCLYAVKQSNKQLHHDMERRSALMEVQALAVLGSHENVVGYYTSWFENERLYIQMELCDRSLSISPGQNIKREEAFKIIYQMAKALHFMHEKGIAHLDVKPENIYFKEGIYKLGDFGCATLIDKSLCVEEGDSRYMPPEMLNDKYEHLDKVDIFSLGASVYELVKGSPLPDSGPQFSNLREGKIPLLPGYTIQFQTLLKAMMDPDPLKRPSAKEILEHPTFEKPKVSLKHSSSRQSCSRLTKLR
- the LOC122047404 gene encoding wee1-like protein kinase isoform X5, with translation MEGSSADGGLSFQLGHVNLSPFPGFSSSADSPLRFEKILEAEGVEDVPVADVEEEGEDRDRILSQDFFCTPDYITPDAQQIDNGFQFDKLGSTQENIPCPKSPEKTTNSRNKRHKSEFSPNKPLYVNVPSHQAVENRLNDYDSDINMNNKSVQIGQQKKRSYVSQSAIVLRSRVTPPPCIRNPYMKETSSKVLDIFGDRRFKSTVSIGGDGLSRYHTDFHEIEQIGYGNFSNVFKVLKRIDGCLYAVKQSNKQLHHDMERRSALMEVQALAVLGSHENVVGYYTSWFENERLYIQMELCDRSLSISPGQNIKREEAFKIIYQAMMDPDPLKRPSAKEILEHPTFEKPKVSLKHSSSRQSCSRLTKLR
- the LOC122047404 gene encoding wee1-like protein kinase isoform X2 translates to MEGSSADGGLSFQLGHVNLSPFPGFSSSADSPLRFEKILEAEGVEDVPVADVEEEGEDRDRILSQDFFCTPDYITPDAQQIDNGFQFDKLGSTQENIPCPKSPEKTTNSRNKRHKKFSPNKPLYVNVPSHQAVENRLNDYDSDINMNNKSVQIGQQKKRSYVSQSAIVLRSRVTPPPCIRNPYMKETSSKVLDIFGDRRFKSTVSIGGDGLSRYHTDFHEIEQIGYGNFSNVFKVLKRIDGCLYAVKQSNKQLHHDMERRSALMEVQALAVLGSHENVVGYYTSWFENERLYIQMELCDRSLSISPGQNIKREEAFKIIYQMAKALHFMHEKGIAHLDVKPENIYFKEGIYKLGDFGCATLIDKSLCVEEGDSRYMPPEMLNDKYEHLDKVDIFSLGASVYELVKGSPLPDSGPQFSNLREGKIPLLPGYTIQFQTLLKAMMDPDPLKRPSAKEILEHPTFEKPKVSLKHSSSRQSCSRLTKLR
- the LOC122047404 gene encoding wee1-like protein kinase isoform X4; translated protein: MEGSSADGGLSFQLGHVNLSPFPGFSSSADSPLRFEKILEAEGVEDVPVADVEEEGEDRDRILSQDFFCTPDYITPDAQQIDNGFQFDKENIPCPKSPEKTTNSRNKRHKKFSPNKPLYVNVPSHQAVENRLNDYDSDINMNNKSVQIGQQKKRSYVSQSAIVLRSRVTPPPCIRNPYMKETSSKVLDIFGDRRFKSTVSIGGDGLSRYHTDFHEIEQIGYGNFSNVFKVLKRIDGCLYAVKQSNKQLHHDMERRSALMEVQALAVLGSHENVVGYYTSWFENERLYIQMELCDRSLSISPGQNIKREEAFKIIYQMAKALHFMHEKGIAHLDVKPENIYFKEGIYKLGDFGCATLIDKSLCVEEGDSRYMPPEMLNDKYEHLDKVDIFSLGASVYELVKGSPLPDSGPQFSNLREGKIPLLPGYTIQFQTLLKAMMDPDPLKRPSAKEILEHPTFEKPKVSLKHSSSRQSCSRLTKLR
- the LOC122047404 gene encoding wee1-like protein kinase isoform X1, whose translation is MEGSSADGGLSFQLGHVNLSPFPGFSSSADSPLRFEKILEAEGVEDVPVADVEEEGEDRDRILSQDFFCTPDYITPDAQQIDNGFQFDKLGSTQENIPCPKSPEKTTNSRNKRHKSEFSPNKPLYVNVPSHQAVENRLNDYDSDINMNNKSVQIGQQKKRSYVSQSAIVLRSRVTPPPCIRNPYMKETSSKVLDIFGDRRFKSTVSIGGDGLSRYHTDFHEIEQIGYGNFSNVFKVLKRIDGCLYAVKQSNKQLHHDMERRSALMEVQALAVLGSHENVVGYYTSWFENERLYIQMELCDRSLSISPGQNIKREEAFKIIYQMAKALHFMHEKGIAHLDVKPENIYFKEGIYKLGDFGCATLIDKSLCVEEGDSRYMPPEMLNDKYEHLDKVDIFSLGASVYELVKGSPLPDSGPQFSNLREGKIPLLPGYTIQFQTLLKAMMDPDPLKRPSAKEILEHPTFEKPKVSLKHSSSRQSCSRLTKLR
- the LOC122047404 gene encoding wee1-like protein kinase isoform X6, producing MEGSSADGGLSFQLGHVNLSPFPGFSSSADSPLRFEKILEAEGVEDVPVADVEEEGEDRDRILSQDFFCTPDYITPDAQQIDNGFQFDKLGSTQENIPCPKSPEKTTNSRNKRHKSEFSPNKPLYVNVPSHQAVENRLNDYDSDINMNNKSVQIGQQKKRSYVSQSAIVLRSRVTPPPCIRNPYMKETSSKVLDIFGDRRFKSTVSIGGDGLSRYHTDFHEIEQIGYGNFSNVFKVLKRIDGCLYAVKQSNKQLHHDMERRSALMEVQALAVLGSHENVVGYYTSWFENERLYIQMELCDRSLSISPGYDGS